One segment of Drosophila ananassae strain 14024-0371.13 chromosome 3R, ASM1763931v2, whole genome shotgun sequence DNA contains the following:
- the LOC6503344 gene encoding DNA-directed RNA polymerase I subunit RPA2 has translation MLEEMKQMKTTPVLTNSRPEFKQIPKKLNRHLANLGAPHVDSFDEMLTAGLDLVAKHMVPAHWQSPAGEQISLKVEAIWISKPQVPQDVIDVRTRQVYPTDSRQLHASYSGMCSVRLGYSVNGVPSAPINADLGEVPIMLRSKACNLGKASPKEMVKHGEHDSEWGGIFVIRGNEKIVRMLIMTRRNHPICIKRSSWKDRGQNFSDIGVLVQTVREDETSFNNVLHYLNNGTAKFMFSHVKRLSYVPVCLILKCLMDYTDEEIYNRLIQGYESDQYYLSCVQSMLREVQNENVYTHSQCRSFIGNLFRSRFPEVPEWQPDEDVTDFILKERIMVHLDSYEDKFQLIVFMVQKLFQCAQGKQKVENVDSAMMQEVLVPGILYQKYIGERIETWMMQVRRCLQKKLTTPDSLVNSALMTQCMRQAGGVGRSMESFLATGNIVSRTGLGLMQNSGLVIMAENINRMRYMSHFRAIHRGSYFTTMRTTEARQLLPDAWGFICPVHTPDGTPCGLLNHLTLTCEISKRPDPELVKAIPSKLIEMGMLPLSNRRDPDAKLYVVFLDGRHLGHIHQSDATKIVEELRHGKIFGSLPQMMEIGFIPFKKNGQFPGLFLATGPARMMRPVWNLKWKKVEYIGTLEQLYMEIAIDPKEMYPDFTTHLELAKTHFMSNLANLIPMPDYNQSPRNMYQCQMGKQTMGTPCLNWPKQAANKLYRLQTPGTPLFRPVHYDNIKLDDFAMGTNAIVAVISYTGYDMEDAMIINKAAYERGFAYGSIYKTKFVSLDKKSSYFCRHPHMPELVKYLDTDGLPHPGSKLSYGNPLYCYFDGEVATYKVVKMDEKEDCFVDSIRQLGSFDVSVKKMVAITLRVPRPATIGDKFASRAGQKGICSQKYPAEDLPFTESGLIPDIVFNPHGFPSRMTIAMMIETMAGKSAAMHGNVYDATPFRFSEENTAIDYFGKMLEAGGYNYYGTERLYSGVDGREMTADIFFGVVHYQRLRHMVFDKWQVRSTGAVEARTHQPIKGRKRGGGVRFGEMERDALISHGAAFLLQDRLFHNSDKTHTLVCHKCGSILAPLQQIVKRNETGGLSAHPKTCRLCGDSSAVSMIEIPFSFKFLVTELSSVNINARFKLNEI, from the exons ATGCTGGAGGAGATGAAACAGATGAAGACCACTCCGGTGCTGACAAATTCTCGACCGGAATTCAAGCAAATACCCAAGAAACTAAACAGG CATTTAGCCAATTTGGGTGCACCACATGTGGACTCCTTCGACGAGATGCTCACAGCGGGACTGGACCTTGTGGCGAAGCATATGGTACCCGCCCATTGGCAGAGTCCTGCCGGCGAACAAATCTCACTGAAAGTGGAGGCCATTTGGATATCGAAGCCACAGGTTCCTCAGGATGTGATTGATGTGCGAACAAGGCAAGTGTACCCCACTGACTCCAGGCAGCTGCATGCCTCGTACTCGGGAATGTGCTCCGTGAGATTGGGTTACAGTGTCAATGGAGTACCCAGTGCCCCAATCAATGCTGACCTCGGAGAAGTGCCCATTATGTTGCGTTCCAAGGCGTGTAATCTCGGCAAGGCATCCCCCAAGGAAATGGTGAAGCATGGCGAACACGACTCCGAGTGGGGCGGAATCTTTGTGATTCGTGGCAACGAAAAGATTGTCCGAATGTTGATCATGACCAGGAGGAACCATCCCATTTGCATCAAGCGCTCTTCCTGGAAGGATCGAGGCCAGAACTTCAGCGACATTGGTGTGCTGGTGCAAACCGTCCGCGAGGATGAGACCTCCTTCAACAATGTTCTCCACTACCTGAACAATGGCACTGCCAAGTTCATGTTCTCGCATGTGAAAAGGCTGTCGTACGTTCCTGTCTGCTTGATCCTCAAGTGCCTCATGGACTACACGGACGAGGAGATATACAATCGCCTCATCCAGGGCTACGAATCCGATCAGTACTACTTGTCCTGCGTGCAGAGCATGCTGAGAGAAGTCCAGAACGAAAATGTATACACCCACTCGCAGTGCAGGAGCTTCATTGGCAACCTCTTCCGGTCCCGGTTTCCCGAGGTTCCCGAATGGCAGCCCGACGAGGATGTGACTGATTTCATTCTGAAAGAGAGAATCATGGTTCATCTGGACAGCTATGAGGATAAATTCCAGCTGATTGTGTTTATGGTGCAGAAACTGTTCCAGTGCGCGCAGGGCAAGCAGAAAGTGGAAAACGTGGACTCGGCTATGATGCAGGAGGTTCTCGTCCCGGGGATCCTCTATCAGAAATACATTGGCGAACGCATAGAGACTTGGATGATGCAAGTGCGTCGCTGCCTTCAGAAAAAATTGACCACTCCGGACTCCCTTGTGAACAGTGCTTTGATGACGCAGTGCATGCGCCAGGCGGGCGGAGTGGGTCGTTCCATGGAGTCCTTTCTGGCCACGGGCAACATTGTCAGCCGCACTGGTCTGGGCCTAATGCAAAACAGTGGCCTGGTCATCATGGCCGAGAACATCAACCGGATGCGCTACATGTCCCATTTCCGGGCCATACATCGAGGTTCCTACTTCACCACGATGCGAACCACAGAAGCACGCCAACTGCTACCCGATGCTTGGGGATTCATTTGTCCCGTTCACACGCCTGACGGCACGCCCTGCGGTCTCCTCAATCATTTGACCCTAACCTGTGAGATTTCCAAGCGTCCAGATCCGGAGCTAGTGAAG GCCATTCCCTCAAAACTAATAGAGATGGGCATGCTCCCCCTGTCCAATCGCCGAGATCCCGACGCCAAGCTCTACGTGGTCTTCCTTGATGGAAGGCACTTGGGTCACATCCACCAATCGGATGCAACAAAAATAGTCGAGGAGCTGCGCCATGGAAAGATTTTCGGCAGTCTTCCCCAGATGATGGAAATCGGCTTCATTCCGTTCAAGAAGAATGGACAGTTTCCCGGACTGTTTCTGGCCACAGGTCCTGCCCGGATGATGCGGCCCGTTTGGAACCTAAAGTGGAAGAAAGTGGAATATATTGGAACCCTGGAGCAGTTGTATATGGAGATTGCAATCGACCCTAAGGAGATGTATCCGGACTTCACCACTCACTTGGAGCTGGCCAAAACGCACTTCATGAGCAACCTGGCCAACTTGATTCCTATGCCCGACTACAATCAGTCGCCCCGTAACATGTACCAGTGCCAGATGGGTAAGCAGACCATGGGAACTCCGTGCCTGAACTGGCCAAAGCAGGCGGCCAACAAACTGTACCGCCTCCAGACGCCAGGGACGCCTCTATTCCGACCTGTGCACTACGACAACATTAAGCTGGACGACTTTGCGATGGGCACCAATGCCATAGTGGCGGTCATTTCCTACACTGGCTACGACATGGAGGATGCCATGATCATCAACAAGGCGGCCTACGAAAGGGGATTCGCTTATGGAAGCATTTACAAGACCAAGTTTGTGTCGCTGGACAAGAAGAGCAGCTACTTCTGCCGCCATCCGCACATGCCAGAACTGGTGAAGTACCTCGATACAGACGGATTACCGCATCCCGGGTCTAAGCTAAGTTACGGAAACCCTTTGTATTGCTACTTTGATGGCGAGGTTGCCACCTACAAGGTGGTGAAAATGGACGAAAAGGAGGACTGTTTTGTGGACAGCATCCGGCAGTTGGGAAGTTTCGATGTCTCTGTTAAGAAGATGGTGGCCATAACGTTGCGAGTTCCTCGACCGGCGACCATTGGCGACAAGTTCGCCTCAAGAGCTGGCCAGAAGGGCATCTGCTCGCAGAAGTACCCCGCCGAGGACCTGCCCTTTACGGAATCTGGCTTGATTCCGGATATTGTCTTTAATCCTCACGGTTTCCCCTCCCGTATGACAATTGCGATGATGATCGAAACGATGGCGGGCAAGAGTGCAGCCATGCACGGGAATGTGTATGATGCCACGCCATTCCGCTTTTCCGAGGAGAACACGGCCATCGATTACTTCGGAAAGATGCTAGAGGCTGGCGGGTACAACTACTATGGAACTGAGAGGCTGTATTCGGGGGTGGATGGTCGGGAGATGACGGCCGATATATTCTTCGGAGTGGTCCACTACCAACGACTCCGGCACATGGTGTTCGACAAGTGGCAGGTGCGGTCCACGGGTGCCGTGGAAGCCCGCACCCATCAGCCGATCAAGGGCCGGAAGCGCGGTGGTGGCGTGAGATTCGGAGAGATGGAACGCGATGCTCTAATCTCCCATGGAGCTGCGTTCCTGCTGCAGGATCGATTGTTCCACAACTCGGACAAGACGCACACGCTGGTGTGCCACAAGTGTGGCTCGATCCTGGCGCCACTGCAGCAGATCGTGAAGCGGAACGAGACGGGAGGACTCTCGGCCCATCCGAAGACGTGTCGTCTGTGCGGGGACAGCAGTGCCGTCTCCATGATAGAGATCCCATTCTCCTTCAAGTTCCTGGTCACCGAACTGAGTTCGGTCAATATCAATGCCAGGTTCAAGCTGAACGAGATTTAA
- the LOC6507436 gene encoding AP-2 complex subunit alpha, whose protein sequence is MAPVRGDGMRGLAVFISDIRNCKSKEAEVKRINKELANIRSKFKGDKTLDGYQKKKYVCKLLFIFLLGHDIDFGHMEAVNLLSSNKYSEKQIGYLFISVLVNTNSDLIRLIIQSIKNDLQSRNPVHVNLALQCIANIGSRDMAESFSNEIPKLLVSGDTMDVVKQSAALCLLRLFRSSPDIIPGGEWTSRIIHLLNDQHMGVVTAATSLIDALVKRNPDEYKGCVNLAVSRLSRIVTASYTDLQDYTYYFVPAPWLSVKLLRLLQNYNPVTEEAGVRARLNETLETILNKAQEPPKSKKVQHSNAKNAVLFEAINLIIHSDSEPNLLVRACNQLGQFLSNRETNLRYLALESMCHLATSEFSHEEVKKHQEVVILSMKMEKDVSVRQMAVDLLYAMCDRGNAEEIVQEMLNYLETADYSIREEMVLKVAILAEKYATDYTWYVDVILNLIRIAGDYVSEEVWYRVIQIVINREEVQGYAAKTVFEALQAPACHENMVKVGGYILGEFGNLIAGDSRSAPLVQFKLLHSKYHLCSPMTRALLLSTYIKFINLFPEIRTNIQDVFRQHSNLRSADAELQQRASEYLQLSIVASTDVLATVLEEMPSFPERESSILAVLKKKKPGRVPENEIRESKSPAPPSVAQNQNNAHVNNSHSKLNNSNANTDLLGLSTPPSNNIGSNSNSTLIDVLGDIYGNSNNNSNAVYNTKKFLFKNNGVLFENEMLQIGVKSEFRQNLGRLGLFYGNKTQVPLTNFNPVLQWSAEDALKLNVQMKAVEPTLEAGAQIQQLLTAECIEDYADAPTIEISFRYNGTQQKFSIKLPLSVNKFFEPTEMNAESFFARWKNLSGEQQRAQKVFKAGQPLDLPGARNKLMGFGMQLLDQVDPNPDNMVCAGIIHTQSQQVGCLLRLEPNKQAQMFRLTIRASKETVTREICDLLSDQF, encoded by the exons GTAAAAGTAAAGAGGCGGAGGTGAAGCGCATCAACAAGGAGCTGGCCAACATTAGGAGCAAGTTCAAAGGAGACAAAACCCTAGATGGTTATCAAAAGAAGAAATATGTCTGTAAGCTGCTCTTTATATTTCTACTGGGTCACGACATCGACTTTGGCCATATGGAGGCGGTTAACTTGCTGTCCTCCAATAAATACTCAGAGAAGCAGATT GGCTACCTGTTCATTTCGGTGCTGGTGAACACGAATAGCGATCTGATCCGACTGATCATCCAGTCGATCAAGAATGATCTGCAGTCGCGTAATCCGGTGCACGTGAATCTGGCACTGCAGTGCATCGCCAATATTGGTAGTCGGGACATGGCCGAATCGTTCTCGAACGAAATTCCCAAGCTGCTCGTCTCGGGCGACACCATGGACGTGGTGAAGCAATCGGCGGCGCTGTGTCTGTTGCGTTTGTTCCGCTCCTCGCCGGATATTATACCCGGCGGTGAGTGGACTTCGCGCATCATTCACTTGTTGAATGATCAGCATATGGGCGTGGTCACAGCAGCCACCTCGCTGATCGACGCCTTGGTGAAGCGCAATCCGGACGAGTACAAGGGATGCGTAAATCTGGCCGTCTCTCGCCTATCCAGGATAGTTACGGCAAGCTATACTGATTTGCAG GACTATACTTACTACTTTGTTCCGGCACCGTGGCTGTCTGTGAAGCTTCTTAGGCTCTTGCAGAACTACAACCCCGTGACCGAGGAGGCGGGTGTTCGGGCTCGGTTGAACGAAACCTTGGAAACGATCCTTAACAAGGCCCAGGAGCCGCCAAAGAGCAAGAAAGTGCAGCATTCGAATGCCAAGAACGCCGTACTCTTCGAAGCCATCAACTTGATCATTCACAGCGACAGTGAGCCGAATCTATTGGTGCGCGCCTGCAACCAGCTGGGTCAGTTCCTCAGCAATCGGGAAACCAACTTGCGCTATCTGGCTCTCGAATCCATGTGCCACCTGGCTACCTCGGAGTTCTCGCATGAGGAGGTGAAGAAGCACCAAGAAGTCGTTATTCTCTCGATGAAGATGGAGAAGGATGTGTCGGTCCGTCAGATGGCGGTGGATCTATTGTACGCCATGTGCGATCGTGGCAATGCCGAGGAAATTGTTCAAGAGATGCTCAACTATCTGGAGACGGCCGACTATTCCATTCGCGAGGAGATGGTCCTCAAGGTGGCCATTCTCGCTGAGAAGTACGCCACGGATTACACATG GTATGTGGATGTAATCCTTAACTTGATCCGTATCGCTGGCGACTATGTGTCGGAGGAGGTGTGGTACCGTGTTATCCAGATAGTTATCAACCGCGAGGAGGTACAGGGCTATGCTGCCAAGACAGTGTTTGAAGCCCTTCAAGCGCCAGCTTGCCACGAGAACATGGTCAAAGTCGGTGGCTATATTCTCGGAGAGTTTGGAAACCTGATCGCCGGCGATTCTCGTTCAGCGCCGTTGGTGCAATTCAAGCTGCTGCACTCGAAATACCATCTGTGCTCGCCGATGACGCGGGCACTGCTGCTCTCGACCTATATCAAGTTCATTAATCTGTTCCCGGAGATTCGTACTAACATCCAGGACGTGTTCCGGCAACACAGCAATCTTCGGTCCGCTGATGCGGAACTTCAACAGCGAGCCAGCGAGTATCTGCAGCTGAGCATTGTGGCATCGACGGATGTGCTGGCCACCGTACTGGAGGAGATGCCATCGTTCCCGGAGCGTGAGAGTTCGATTCTAGCGGtgctgaagaagaagaagcctGGCCGGGTGCCAGAGAACGAGATTCGGGAATCGAAGAGCCCAGCACCGCCATCAGTGGCACAGAATCAGAACAATGCCCACGTGAACAACTCGCACAGCAAGCTGAACAACAGcaatgcgaacactgatctcCTTGGGCTGAGCACACCACCATCGAATAATATCGGGAGCAATAGCAACAGCACCCTCATCGACGTCCTTGGTGACATCTATGGCAATAGCAACAATAACTCCAACGCTGTCTACAACACCAAAAAGTTTCTCTTCAAAAACAATGGAGTTCTGTTCGAGAACGAGATGCTGCAGATCGGTGTGAAGAGCGAGTTCCGTCAGAATTTGGGTCGTTTGGGGTTATTCTATGGCAACAAGACTCAGGTTCCGCTAACG AACTTCAATCCCGTACTGCAGTGGTCCGCTGAAGATGCGCTCAAGCTGAATGTGCAGATGAAGGCGGTCGAGCCGACCCTGGAGGCCGGCGCCCAGATCCAGCAGTTGCTCACAGCCGAGTGCATCGAAGATTATGCCGATGCGCCCACCATCGAGATCAGTTTCCGCTACAACGGCACCCAGCAAAAGTTCAGCATCAAGTTGCCGTTGAGCGTTAATAAGTTCTTTGAACCAACCGAAATGAATGCAGAATCCTTCTTTGCCCGATGGAAGAATCTCAGCGG GGAGCAACAACGGGCACAGAAAGTGTTCAAGGCTGGCCAGCCGCTGGATCTGCCTGGTGCCCGCAACAAGCTGATGGGCTTCGGCATGCAGTTGCTGGATCAGGTCGATCCCAATCCAGACAACATGGTATGTGCGGGCATCATACACACGCAATCCCAGCAGGTAGGGTGTTTGCTGCGATTGGAGCCGAATAAGCAAGCTCAG ATGTTCCGGCTGACGATTCGGGCAAGCAAAGAGACAGTGACCCGGGAGATATGTGACCTGTTGTCGGATCAGTTCTAA